Proteins from a single region of Runella sp. SP2:
- a CDS encoding DUF4249 domain-containing protein, translated as MKHIRIFGLILFALGFYSCETLVNDVDPDRLPRTDRKLVVHGYLSPQDTLIAIKVYYSTQVVGNDPYLTGNGIPIPLANASVTLSTQGKSAKLSFNGELDAYTIKPSEFPIIEGQTYTLKVERDDQIAESSCTVPRAVAIQQVLQDSVERSTSNPGITPPKDYLYTLVWTDPVGQKNYYRVGGYVYLTQRTQTSQGKFIDYPNFSNLSFRDNNRSREFIDDQDVDGVQITSGSGRFFNYYSSINTNSPFTLHFVEVSLIHCEKTYYDYHQAIQNFDRDNPFAEPSLIPSNIKNGLGCFAAYSRSSIVIKK; from the coding sequence ATGAAACATATACGTATTTTCGGACTCATCCTTTTTGCGCTTGGTTTCTATTCGTGCGAAACCCTTGTGAATGACGTGGACCCCGACCGTTTGCCGCGTACTGACAGAAAATTGGTGGTACACGGGTACTTGTCACCTCAAGATACACTTATTGCCATAAAAGTTTATTACAGTACCCAAGTTGTCGGAAACGACCCTTACCTTACTGGTAACGGGATACCGATTCCTTTGGCCAATGCAAGTGTCACCCTTTCGACCCAAGGAAAGAGCGCCAAACTTTCGTTTAACGGCGAATTAGATGCCTATACCATTAAACCCAGTGAATTTCCAATTATAGAAGGGCAAACCTACACGCTGAAGGTAGAACGAGACGACCAAATAGCGGAGTCTTCATGTACCGTCCCTCGAGCGGTGGCTATTCAGCAAGTACTGCAAGACTCGGTAGAGCGAAGCACTTCTAACCCTGGTATTACTCCTCCAAAAGATTACTTATATACGCTAGTTTGGACAGACCCTGTAGGACAAAAGAACTATTATCGCGTAGGAGGCTATGTCTATCTAACCCAGCGCACCCAAACAAGTCAAGGTAAGTTTATCGACTATCCCAATTTTAGCAATCTAAGTTTTCGAGACAATAATCGTTCGCGTGAATTTATCGACGACCAAGATGTTGATGGTGTACAGATTACCTCGGGTTCGGGTCGGTTTTTTAATTATTATTCTTCGATAAACACTAATTCGCCTTTTACCCTTCATTTTGTGGAGGTATCGCTCATTCATTGCGAAAAAACGTACTACGATTACCACCAAGCCATTCAAAATTTTGACCGTGACAACCCCTTTGCCGAGCCGTCTCTGATTCCTTCCAACATCAAAAATGGTTTGGGGTGTTTTGCGGCTTATAGTCGTAGCTCCATTGTGATAAAGAAATAA